From Heteronotia binoei isolate CCM8104 ecotype False Entrance Well chromosome 17, APGP_CSIRO_Hbin_v1, whole genome shotgun sequence, one genomic window encodes:
- the GEMIN7 gene encoding gem-associated protein 7 isoform X1 yields the protein MQASTMEMPVAVVRLPRGPDGTSRGFDPSSPRFQALGPSHLASLVTPNPAELEQEQQGRVALRERYLRSLLAMAGRSVSFTMYENVSVTALFGASDIDILNFQVSDLQTPLGVQREALLRCSDIVAYSFEL from the exons ATGCAG GCTTCTACAATGGAGATGCCAGTCGCCGTCGTTCGCCTTCCGCGGGGGCCGGATGGGACGAGCCGTGGCTTTGACCCCAGCTCCCCCCGTTTCCAAGCCTTGGGGCCCAGTCACCTCGCCTCCTTGGTCACCCCGAACCCAGCCGAGCTGGAGCAAGAGCAGCAGGGGAGGGTGGCGCTGCGGGAACGCTACCTGCGCAGCCTGTTGGCGATGGCCGGCCGCTCCGTCAGCTTCACCATGTACGAGAACGTCAGCGTCACAGCGCTCTTTGGCGCCTCCGACATCGATATCCTGAACTTCCAGGTGTCTGATCTGCAAACGCCGCTGGGGGTACAGCGAGAAGCCCTCCTCCGGTGCTCGGATATCGTCGCGTATTCCTTCGAGCTTTAA
- the LOC132586056 gene encoding bone morphogenetic protein 2-like gives MVPGNLPVLAVLLIHLAFWGSEGPRVASATETGKAPQKPAPLQSLQAVLLRRLGLQRRPRPKPGLLVPQYLLDLYQFCLGKAASSFSDSEWPFLEERAATANTVRAFHHVEHLDRTPEVAGSSFYFLFNLTLLPEEEELTALELRLYRSPKEGRGFHVSIHHAMDPPSASGNESGLLVRRFLPVSRPQWESFDVTAAFEKAKGRKCHLGILVTLECPNGSQGLWPQAPLRAKRSPGEEEAQWALERPLLVAYSQDRRGQPLSRGKRQSKSQPGGLNQRGGRRTLKFPAYRSKPKSPKPKSKASVRCRRHRLFVDFKEVGWNDWIVAPSGYHAFYCSGECRFPLADHMNASSHAVVQTMLNSMNPRVPKACCVPTDLSPIAMLYLDQHDMVVLKTYQDMVVEGCGCR, from the exons ATGGTTCCTGGTAACCTGCCTGTCCTGGCGGTTCTGCTCATCCATCTCGCCTTCTGGGGTTCTGAAGGCCCTCGGGTGGCCTCCGCTACGGAGACAGGCAAGGCGCCCCAGAAGCCAGCTCCTCTCCAGTCCCTCCAAGCTGTCCTGTTGAGACGTCTGGGCTTGCAAAGACGGCCGCGGCCCAAGCCAGGGCTTCTGGTCCCCCAGTACCTGTTGGATCTGTACCAGTTCTGCTTGGGGAAAGCTGCCTCCTCTTTCTCAGATTCGGAGTGGCCCTTCCTGGAGGAACGAGCGGCAACGGCCAACACCGTGCGCGCCTTCCATCACGTCG AGCATTTGGACCGCACCCCTGAAGTAGCAGGAAGTTCGTTCTACTTCCTGTTCAACCTCACTTTGCtccctgaggaggaggagctgacGGCCCTGGAGCTGCGTCTCTACCGGTCGCCGAAAGAGGGCAGGggcttccacgtcagcatccaccACGCAATGGATCCCCCCTCGGCTTCCGGAAACGAGAGCGGGCTCCTCGTTCGCAGGTTCTTGCCCGTCAGCCGGCCCCAGTGGGAGAGCTTTGATGTGACTGCTGCTTTTGAGAAGGCGAAGGGACGGAAATGCCATCTTGGGATTCTGGTCACGTTGGAGTGCCCGAACGGCAGCCAAGGGCTTTGGCCCCAAGCCCCGCTTCGGGCAAAGCGGTCTCCTGGCGAGGAGGAGGCgcagtgggctctagaaaggcCGCTGCTGGTTGCCTATAGTCAGGACAGAAGAGGGCAGCCTCTGTCACGTGGGAAACGGCAGAGCAAAAGCCAACCGGGCGGACTCAACCAGAGAGGCGGCAGGAGAACCTTAAAATTCCCTGCGTACAGGAGCAAGCCGAAGAGCCCGAAGCCAAAGAGCAAAGCCAGCGTGAGATGCAGAAGGCACCGTCTCTTCGTGGACTTCAAGGAGGTGGGGTGGAACGACTGGATCGTTGCCCCCAGCGGCTACCACGCCTTCTACTGCTCCGGGGAGTGCCGCTTCCCACTGGCCGACCACATGAACGCCTCCAGTCACGCCGTGGTGCAGACCATGCTGAACTCAATGAATCCCAGGGTGCCCAAAGCCTGCTGCGTCCCGACAGATCTCAGCCCCATCGCTATGCTCTATCTGGACCAGCACGACATGGTGGTTCTAAAGACCTACCAGGACATGGTGGTGGAAGGTTGTGGGTGCCGCTAG
- the GEMIN7 gene encoding gem-associated protein 7 isoform X2: protein MEMPVAVVRLPRGPDGTSRGFDPSSPRFQALGPSHLASLVTPNPAELEQEQQGRVALRERYLRSLLAMAGRSVSFTMYENVSVTALFGASDIDILNFQVSDLQTPLGVQREALLRCSDIVAYSFEL from the coding sequence ATGGAGATGCCAGTCGCCGTCGTTCGCCTTCCGCGGGGGCCGGATGGGACGAGCCGTGGCTTTGACCCCAGCTCCCCCCGTTTCCAAGCCTTGGGGCCCAGTCACCTCGCCTCCTTGGTCACCCCGAACCCAGCCGAGCTGGAGCAAGAGCAGCAGGGGAGGGTGGCGCTGCGGGAACGCTACCTGCGCAGCCTGTTGGCGATGGCCGGCCGCTCCGTCAGCTTCACCATGTACGAGAACGTCAGCGTCACAGCGCTCTTTGGCGCCTCCGACATCGATATCCTGAACTTCCAGGTGTCTGATCTGCAAACGCCGCTGGGGGTACAGCGAGAAGCCCTCCTCCGGTGCTCGGATATCGTCGCGTATTCCTTCGAGCTTTAA